The proteins below are encoded in one region of Salvelinus namaycush isolate Seneca chromosome 39, SaNama_1.0, whole genome shotgun sequence:
- the LOC120032432 gene encoding somatostatin receptor type 5-like: MPEPNTFTFPPSPLLLLTPDPFFNGSYQNWTNPGGGGVGGFQLTIAGVLIPLIYVAVCVIGLVGNTLVIYIVLHYVRTESVTNIYILNLAIADELFMLGLPFLAVQNALLSWPFGSLMCRVVMTVDAINQFTAIFCLTVMSIDRYLAVVHPIRSSWWRRPHVAKAVNATVWAVSFVVVLPVVVFADVLEDDGNCSIVWPEPAEVWKASFIVYTCAVGFFGPLLVICLCYLLIVIKVRNAGKRARSTSSRRRKSERKITRMVVVVVAVFVLCWLPFYVLNIVNLLILLPGEFRGLYYFVVVLSYANSCANPIIYGFLSDNFKRGFRKALCRSSRRVENHERAAATELQRPAELWRGIAHEPRDGLGVTKSHEGGEEEEEEDEVEEDGIEMERREDATQMRENCRIAQNGNGGGQVESSRILFTPGGKVETVPLGQRAKAGEVAGKGPGLELGPTVAVSTLANGSKSESNRSPPEETVEKSTKLEISYL; this comes from the exons ATGCCTGAGCCCAACACCTTCAccttccccccctcccctctcctcctcctcacccccgACCCTTTCTTCAATGGATCCTACCAAAACTGGACCAACCCTGGCGGCGGAGGCGTGGGGGGTTTCCAACTCACTATAGCAGGGGTCCTTATCCCTCTCATCTATGTAGCAGTCTGTGTGATCGGCCTGGTGGGCAACACATTGGTCATCTACATTGTTTTACACTATGTGAGGACGGAGTCGGTCACTAACATCTATATACTCAACCTGGCCATCGCTGATGAGCTATTCATGCTAG GCCTCCCCTTCTTGGCGGTCCAGAACGCTCTGCTCTCCTGGCCGTTTGGTTCTCTCATGTGCCGTGTGGTCATGACTGTGGACGCCATCAACCAGTTCACCGCCATCTTCTGTCTCACGGTCATGTCCATCGACCGCTACCTCGCAGTGGTCCATCCCATACGGTCGTCGTGGTGGAGGCGACCGCACGTGGCCAAGGCGGTGAACGCGACAGTGTGGGCGGTGTCGTTTGTGGTGGTGCTGCCCGTGGTGGTGTTCGCGGACGTACTGGAGGATGATGGGAACTGTAGTATAGTGTGGCCTGAGCCAGCCGAGGTCTGGAAGGCGTCGTTCATCGTGTACACGTGCGCCGTCGGGTTCTTCGGACCGCTACTCGTCATCTGTCTCTGCTACCTGCTCATTGTGATCAAG GTGCGCAACGCAGGGAAACGGGCCCGGTCCACCTCCTCCCGACGCAGGAAGTCCGAACGCAAGATCACCCGCATGGTGGTTGTCGTGGTAGCAGTGTTCGTGTTGTGCTGGCTCCCATTCTACGTCCTCAACATCGTTAACCTGCTAATCCTGTTACCGGGCGAATTCCGGGGGCTGTACTACTTTGTGGTGGTCCTATCGTACGCTAATAGCTGCGCTAACCCAATAATTTACGGATTCCTGTCCGATAATTTTAAGAGAGGGTTCCGGAAGGCTCTTTGTCGTTCTTCGAGGAGGGTGGAGAACCACGAGAGGGCGGCAGCCACCGAGCTGCAGCGCCCTGCAGAGCTCTGGAGGGGAATTGCGCATGAGCCGCGAGATGGCCTGGGGGTCACCAAGTCTCATGAaggaggggaggaagaagaggaggaggatgaggtagaggaggacgggatagagatggagagaagagaagacgCCACTCAGATGAGAGAGAACTGCAGGATTGCACAGAACGGGAACGGAGGAGGACAAGTTGAGAGCTCCAGGATCTTGTTCACACCGGGGGGAAAGGTGGAGACAGTACCCCTGGGGCAGAGGGCTAAAGCTGGGGAGGTGGCTGGGAAAGGCCCCGGCTTAGAATTGGGGCCTACTGTCGCTGTCTCCACTCTTGCCAATGGATCAAAGAGTGAAAGTAACAGGTCACCTCCAGAGGAGACAGTGGAGAAGAGCACCAAGCTAGAGATCAGCTACCTGTAA